The following coding sequences are from one Streptomyces sp. NBC_01232 window:
- a CDS encoding PTS sugar transporter subunit IIA — translation MTSVTSPLAGRAIGLAAVPDPVFSGAMVGPGTAIDPVREPSEAVSPVDGVVVSLHPHAYVVVDSEGHGVLTHLGIDTVQLNGEGFELLVNKGDTVTRGQAVIRWNPAAVEVAGKSPICPVVALEATADSLSDVVESGDVKADDALFSWQ, via the coding sequence ATGACCAGCGTGACGTCCCCACTTGCCGGACGCGCCATCGGACTCGCGGCAGTGCCCGATCCGGTGTTCTCCGGCGCCATGGTGGGCCCCGGCACCGCCATTGATCCCGTGCGCGAGCCCTCGGAGGCGGTGTCCCCCGTTGATGGTGTGGTCGTTTCCCTGCACCCGCATGCGTACGTAGTCGTCGACAGCGAGGGCCACGGTGTACTCACGCACCTCGGGATCGACACGGTCCAGCTCAACGGCGAGGGCTTCGAGCTCCTCGTGAACAAGGGCGACACCGTGACCCGCGGCCAGGCCGTCATCCGCTGGAACCCCGCTGCGGTCGAGGTGGCCGGCAAGTCGCCGATCTGCCCCGTCGTGGCGCTCGAGGCGACGGCCGACTCCCTCTCCGACGTCGTCGAATCCGGCGACGTGAAGGCTGACGACGCTCTCTTCAGCTGGCAGTGA
- the ptsP gene encoding phosphoenolpyruvate--protein phosphotransferase, which yields METTLRGVGVSHGVAIGEVRHMGTAVLEPPARQITADEAAREQGRARQAVSAVAADLIARGQLAGGEAQHVLEAQAMIAEDPELMADVDRRIAVGSTAERGVYDAFASYRDLLAGAGEYMAGRVADLDDVRNRIVARLLGVPMPGVPDSDEPYVLIARDLAPADTALLDPALVLGFVTEEGGPTSHSAILARALGVPAIVALPGAGEIAEGTVIAVDGSTGDLFVEPSPQKRAELEAAAAERKAALAASSGPGATSDGHKVPLLANVGGPADVPAAVEAGAEGVGLFRTEFLFLDDSKKAPSEEKQVESYRKVLEAFPEGRVVVRVLDAGADKPLDFLTPGDEPNPALGVRGLRSLLDHPEVLRTQLTALAKAAEGLPVYLEVMAPMVADRIDAKAFADACREAGLKAKFGAMVEIPSAALRARSILQEVEFLSLGTNDLAQYAFAADRQVGAVSRLQDPWQPALLDLVAMSAEAAKAEGKSCGVCGEAAADPLLACVLTGLGVTSLSMGAASIPYVRATLAKYTLAQCERAAAAARASDSAEEARVAAQAVLSGE from the coding sequence ATGGAGACAACGCTGCGAGGCGTCGGCGTGAGCCACGGGGTGGCGATCGGCGAGGTGCGGCACATGGGCACGGCGGTCCTGGAGCCGCCGGCCCGGCAGATCACCGCGGACGAGGCGGCGCGCGAACAGGGGCGCGCCCGTCAGGCCGTGAGTGCCGTGGCTGCCGATCTGATCGCGCGTGGCCAGCTGGCCGGTGGCGAGGCCCAGCACGTGCTCGAGGCCCAGGCGATGATCGCCGAGGACCCCGAGCTGATGGCGGACGTCGACCGGCGGATCGCCGTCGGCAGCACGGCCGAGCGCGGCGTGTACGACGCGTTCGCCTCGTACCGCGATCTGCTCGCGGGAGCCGGCGAGTACATGGCGGGCCGCGTGGCCGACCTGGACGACGTGCGCAACCGCATCGTGGCGCGTCTGCTGGGTGTGCCGATGCCGGGTGTGCCCGACAGCGACGAGCCGTACGTACTCATCGCGCGGGACCTGGCTCCCGCCGACACCGCACTGCTCGACCCGGCGCTCGTCCTCGGATTCGTGACCGAGGAGGGCGGGCCGACCAGTCACAGTGCGATCCTCGCGCGGGCGCTGGGCGTGCCGGCGATCGTGGCGCTGCCGGGTGCCGGTGAGATCGCCGAGGGCACGGTGATCGCGGTGGACGGCAGCACGGGTGACCTGTTCGTCGAGCCGTCGCCGCAGAAGCGGGCCGAGCTGGAGGCCGCGGCCGCCGAGCGCAAGGCGGCTCTGGCCGCCTCGTCCGGTCCCGGTGCGACCTCCGACGGTCACAAGGTGCCGCTGCTGGCCAATGTCGGCGGTCCCGCCGATGTGCCGGCCGCCGTCGAAGCCGGGGCGGAGGGTGTGGGTCTGTTCCGTACCGAGTTCCTGTTCCTGGACGACAGCAAGAAGGCGCCGTCCGAGGAGAAGCAGGTCGAGTCGTACCGCAAGGTGCTCGAAGCCTTCCCCGAGGGCCGCGTGGTCGTGCGGGTGCTCGATGCCGGCGCCGACAAGCCGCTGGACTTCCTGACCCCGGGCGACGAGCCCAACCCGGCGCTGGGTGTGCGCGGGCTGCGCTCGCTGCTGGACCACCCGGAGGTGCTGCGGACGCAGCTCACCGCGCTGGCCAAGGCTGCCGAGGGGCTGCCGGTCTACCTCGAGGTCATGGCCCCGATGGTCGCCGACCGCATCGACGCCAAGGCCTTCGCGGACGCCTGCCGGGAGGCCGGGCTGAAGGCGAAGTTCGGCGCGATGGTGGAGATCCCCTCAGCTGCGCTGCGGGCGCGTTCCATCCTGCAGGAAGTCGAGTTCCTGTCGCTGGGCACGAATGACCTGGCCCAGTACGCCTTCGCCGCCGACCGGCAGGTCGGTGCCGTGTCCCGGCTGCAGGACCCGTGGCAGCCGGCGCTGCTCGACCTCGTCGCCATGTCGGCGGAGGCCGCCAAGGCCGAGGGCAAGAGCTGTGGTGTCTGTGGCGAGGCCGCTGCCGATCCGCTGCTGGCCTGTGTGCTGACCGGTCTGGGTGTCACCTCTCTTTCGATGGGTGCCGCTTCGATTCCTTACGTACGGGCGACGCTCGCCAAGTACACGCTGGCCCAGTGCGAGCGTGCCGCGGCGGCCGCTCGTGCGTCGGACAGCGCCGAGGAGGCCCGTGTGGCCGCGCAGGCGGTGCTGTCCGGCGAGTAG
- a CDS encoding acetoacetate--CoA ligase, with the protein MTSATQPEPLWAPGPDRIAAARITAFQAWAAEHHGAPADGGYPALHSWSVDELDTFWQAVAEWFDVRFTTPYQSVLADRSMPGARWFDGATLNYAEHALRAAEDPALAGDPALLYVDETHEVVPVTWAELRRQVGSLAAELRALGVRPGDRISGYLPNITEAAVALLATAAVGGVWTSCAPDFGARSVLDRFQQVEPVVLFTVDGYRYGGKEHDRRDTVAELRADLPSLRAVVHIPLLGTPAPDGALDWSALTSADTEPVFEPVPFDHPLWVLYSSGTTGLPKAIVQSQGGILLEHLKQLGLHCDLGPEDRFFWYTSTGWMMWNFLISGLLTGTTVVLYDGSPGYPDTGAQWRIAERTGATLYGTSAAYVMACRKAEVHPGRDFDLSAVKCVATTGSPLPPDGFRWLHEEVAEDLWIASVSGGTDVCSCFAGAVPTLPVHIGELQAACLGTDLQAWDPSGKPVIGEVGELIVTNPMPSMPIHFWNDPDGSRYRDSYFEMFPGAWRHGDWITITDHGSVIIHGRSDSTLNRQGVRMGSADIYEAVERLPEIKESLVIGLEEPNGGYWMPLFVHLVPGAALDDDLRARIKATIREELSPRHVPDEIIEVPGIPHTLTGKRIEVPVKRLLQGAPLAKAVNPGSVDNLDLLHFYEELARTRNHG; encoded by the coding sequence ATGACCTCAGCCACGCAGCCGGAACCCCTCTGGGCGCCGGGCCCCGACCGGATCGCCGCGGCCCGGATCACCGCCTTCCAGGCCTGGGCCGCCGAGCACCACGGAGCCCCCGCCGACGGCGGCTACCCCGCGCTGCACAGCTGGTCCGTCGACGAGCTCGACACCTTCTGGCAGGCCGTCGCCGAGTGGTTCGACGTCCGCTTCACCACCCCCTACCAGTCGGTCCTCGCCGACCGCTCCATGCCCGGCGCGCGCTGGTTCGACGGAGCCACCCTGAACTACGCCGAGCACGCGCTGCGCGCCGCCGAGGACCCGGCCCTGGCCGGCGACCCCGCCCTGCTGTACGTGGACGAGACCCACGAGGTCGTCCCCGTCACCTGGGCCGAGCTCCGCCGCCAGGTCGGGTCGCTCGCCGCCGAACTGCGCGCCCTCGGCGTACGCCCCGGCGACCGGATCAGCGGCTACCTCCCCAACATCACCGAGGCGGCCGTCGCCCTCCTCGCCACCGCCGCCGTCGGCGGCGTCTGGACCTCCTGCGCCCCCGATTTCGGAGCCCGCAGCGTCCTCGACCGCTTCCAGCAGGTCGAGCCCGTCGTCCTGTTCACCGTGGACGGCTACCGGTACGGCGGCAAGGAGCACGACCGCCGCGACACCGTCGCCGAGCTCCGCGCCGACCTGCCCTCCCTGCGCGCGGTCGTCCACATCCCGCTGCTCGGCACGCCCGCCCCCGACGGCGCCCTCGACTGGTCCGCGCTGACCTCGGCCGACACCGAGCCCGTCTTCGAACCGGTCCCGTTCGACCACCCGCTCTGGGTGCTGTACTCCTCCGGTACGACCGGCCTCCCCAAGGCCATCGTCCAGTCCCAGGGCGGCATCCTCCTCGAGCACCTCAAGCAGCTCGGCCTGCACTGCGACCTCGGCCCCGAGGACCGCTTCTTCTGGTACACCTCCACCGGCTGGATGATGTGGAACTTCCTCATCTCCGGACTGCTCACCGGTACGACCGTCGTCCTCTACGACGGCAGCCCCGGCTACCCCGACACCGGCGCCCAGTGGCGCATCGCCGAGCGCACCGGCGCCACCCTCTACGGCACCTCCGCCGCCTACGTGATGGCCTGCCGCAAGGCCGAGGTCCACCCGGGCCGCGACTTCGACCTCTCCGCCGTGAAGTGCGTGGCCACCACCGGCTCCCCGCTCCCGCCCGACGGCTTCCGCTGGCTCCACGAGGAGGTCGCCGAGGACCTCTGGATCGCCTCCGTCAGCGGCGGCACCGACGTGTGCAGCTGCTTCGCGGGCGCCGTCCCCACGCTCCCGGTGCACATCGGCGAACTCCAGGCCGCGTGCCTCGGTACGGACCTCCAGGCCTGGGACCCCTCCGGCAAGCCGGTCATCGGCGAGGTGGGCGAGCTCATCGTCACCAACCCCATGCCATCCATGCCGATCCACTTCTGGAACGACCCCGACGGCAGCCGCTACCGCGACAGCTACTTCGAGATGTTCCCGGGAGCCTGGCGCCACGGCGACTGGATCACCATCACCGACCACGGCTCGGTGATCATCCACGGCCGCTCCGACTCCACGCTCAACCGCCAGGGCGTCCGGATGGGCTCCGCCGACATCTACGAGGCCGTCGAACGCCTCCCCGAGATCAAGGAATCCCTGGTCATCGGCCTGGAGGAGCCGAACGGCGGCTACTGGATGCCGCTGTTCGTCCACCTCGTGCCCGGCGCGGCCCTCGACGACGACCTGCGGGCCCGCATCAAGGCGACGATCCGCGAGGAGCTCTCCCCGCGGCACGTCCCCGACGAGATCATCGAGGTCCCGGGCATCCCGCACACCCTCACCGGCAAGCGCATCGAGGTGCCGGTCAAGCGCCTCCTGCAGGGCGCCCCCCTGGCCAAGGCGGTCAACCCCGGCTCCGTCGACAACCTCGACCTCCTCCACTTCTACGAGGAGCTGGCCCGCACCCGCAACCACGGCTGA